The Poseidonibacter lekithochrous region TAAATTATCACAAAAAGTAGAGATTAAAAAATAGGAGATTCTCCTATTTTTTATGATTCAACTCTTGAGTTTTTTTCTTCGATTCCAGACATTCCAAATCTTCTAGCAATTTCTTGTTTTACTCTATCTGGGCTTACATTTTTTGAAGCCATTGCTACAAGCATGTGATAAATAATATCAGCTGCTTCATAAACAATCTCTTCTTGATCATTATCTTTAATTGCAAATGTAAATTCTCCAGCTTCTTCAACAATCTTCTTCAGCATAGAATTTTCTTTACCCTGTAAAAGTTTTGCAGTATATGATGCTTTAGGGTCATCATTTTTCTTTTCTTGGATTACATGGTATAAAGTATCAATTACTCCATAAGCAGCAGTAGTATCAATTTCAACTTTTGTTACTTCCTCATTTGTTTTCATTGATGTGAAGAAACATGATTTTCTTCCAGTATGACAAGCAACACCAGTTTGTTTTACTTTTAATAAAATAGTGTCATTATCACAATCAAGTAAGATATCTTCTACTTCTTGAATATGACCAGAGCTTTCACCTTTCTTCCAAATTCTTTGTTTAGATCTTGAAAAGTAATGAGCAATATTTGTATCCATTGTAAGCTCAACTGCTTCTTTGTCCATATAGGCAAGCATTAAAACGTTACCCGTTGTTGCTTCTTGTGTAACTACAGGGATTAATCCATCCATTTTTTGCCAGTCAATTTTGTTTAATATTTCCATGTGTAACCCTTAAAATTTTTTTTCAACACCTAAACTAAATCCATCAAGTTGTTTCTCTTTTTTATCAACGTCAACACCAAAACTAATATCTAAGTCTTTCTCTTTTGCATCCTTAGCTTCTTGAATTGATAAAGGTTGTTGATACTTTTCTTCTTTATATCTTTGTGTTTTATCAATAGTTAGTTCTGGGTCTAAATTGAGTTTTATTTCTTCAACTTTTTTGATCTTTTCTACTTTTTTAGTTTCTACAGGTTTTACTTCTTTAATCTCTTTTTTTAAAGGAGCTTTTTTTTCTGGAACAACTTTAGTAGGGCTAGTTTTTTCGATTGGTTTATTTTTTTCTTCATTTAAAGTATTTTTTTGTAAATAAAAAAATAAAGCAACACTTGCTATTAGAAGGATAATTATTAGGAGTATATTTTTTTTCATGGGAGTGGAAAATAGAGTAGTTTCCTACTCTATTTTAGCTTATTGGCTAATTGCCGCATCTCTTGATTTACTTTTAGTATCAACCCAAATATTTGGAGTTGAACCACCAGGAGTTAAGAAGATTTTAGCATCTTTGTTTGTTCTAAGTGCTTCATTGAATTTACCTTGAACTGCAATTTGTTGCATTCTTAAAAGGTTAGGAGTTAAAGATTGTGCAATAGCTTTATTTGCTGTTGCTTGTGCTTTTGCTTCAATTGCAACTGCATCCGCTCTACCTTGTGCTTCAATTCTATTTGCTTCAGCATCACCAGTCGCTTTAGCAGCTCTTTTTTCAGCTTCTTGCTTAGTTCTTAAAACTTCATATCTAACTCTTTCAGATTCTTGGTTAGCAATTTGAACTCTCTCAATTTGATCTTTGATCTTTTGAGGTAATACAATTTCTCTTAACTGAACTGATTGTAAAAGTACTGGTTGTCCTTCAAGAGAATCAACATCTTTTTGGATACCTTCTTGAATTTTAACAGCAATTTCATTTCTTTTTGTAGGAAGTTCTTCTGCTGTATAGTTACCAACAACATTTCTTACAATATCTCTTACAACTGGGTTAATAATTTTATCTTCCCAAGAGAATCCCCAGTTAGCAATTGTAGTTGGAGCACCTTGCGCTGTTAATCTATATTGAACAGTTAATTCAATAGAAACAGGTAAACCTCTAGCATCTAAGATAGAAATTGCAGGGTTACTTCTAATACTTTGATCAAATCCACCACTTGTTTCAATATTAGCGTAGTTCATTAATCTTACTTTAGTATCAACTAAAACAACTTTTTGGAATTGTGGGATATAGAAATGAAAACCTGGTCTTAATGGTTCTTCTTCATATTTACCAGTAGTACTTTTAATACCTACTTGTCCTGATTCTACGATAATAAATGGTTTAAATACGAATAATAATGCAACTACTGCAATTATTCCGTAAATGATTCCAGCTTTTTTACCTAAGTTTTTGAAAAATTCAGGTGGCTCGAAAGGTGGTTGATAGTTTCCTCCACCTCCGTTGTTATTATTATTGTTGTTAGAACCACCACCGTTATTGTTTTGTCTGTTTTTGAAATAATCGTTATCTATTGGCATATTTGTCCTTAGTTAATGTATGTTAAGTCTTTTAAGTACTTCTCGTTTTTACCAGCTACTACGTCAAAGTATGCAGTTTGTAAAGCCTCAGTAATTGGTCCTCTCTCACCAGCACCAATAATTCTTGCATCAATATCTCTAATAGGAGTAACTTCAACAGCTGTTCCTGTAAAGAATGCTTCATCAGCAATATATACTTCTTCTCTTGTAAGTCTTCTTCTGATTACTTCGTAACCTAAATCTTCAGCTAATTCAATTACAGTTTTTTGAGTAATTGATTCTAAAGAGTTATCATTAGGAGGAGTGATAATTACACCATCTCTAACAATGAAGAAACAAGCTCCTGATGCTTCAGCGATATAACCTTGGTCATCTCTTAATAATGCTTCATCGTATCCACATTCTACTGCTTCACCTTTAGCCATTTGAGAGTTTAGGTAATTTGCAACTGCTTTTGCTTTACCCATACCTGAAGTGTTTGAGTTTCTAGTCATTGATGCTATTTTTACTCTTACACCTTTTTTAAGACCTTCGTCCCCTAAGTATGCTCCCCATTCCCATGCAGAAATAGAAACTTTTACAGGTGCTTCTTTAT contains the following coding sequences:
- the hisIE gene encoding bifunctional phosphoribosyl-AMP cyclohydrolase/phosphoribosyl-ATP diphosphatase HisIE, translating into MEILNKIDWQKMDGLIPVVTQEATTGNVLMLAYMDKEAVELTMDTNIAHYFSRSKQRIWKKGESSGHIQEVEDILLDCDNDTILLKVKQTGVACHTGRKSCFFTSMKTNEEVTKVEIDTTAAYGVIDTLYHVIQEKKNDDPKASYTAKLLQGKENSMLKKIVEEAGEFTFAIKDNDQEEIVYEAADIIYHMLVAMASKNVSPDRVKQEIARRFGMSGIEEKNSRVES
- a CDS encoding branched-chain amino acid transaminase is translated as MTEAKYIWMDGELVNWHDAKVHVLSHTLHYGNGAIEGTKAYKTHDGRCAIFKLQEHTKRLINSAKMTLIDVPFTEDELNKAQIKLLQENELTEGAYIRPLVYLGYGVMGLYHKEAPVKVSISAWEWGAYLGDEGLKKGVRVKIASMTRNSNTSGMGKAKAVANYLNSQMAKGEAVECGYDEALLRDDQGYIAEASGACFFIVRDGVIITPPNDNSLESITQKTVIELAEDLGYEVIRRRLTREEVYIADEAFFTGTAVEVTPIRDIDARIIGAGERGPITEALQTAYFDVVAGKNEKYLKDLTYIN
- a CDS encoding SPFH domain-containing protein, which gives rise to MPIDNDYFKNRQNNNGGGSNNNNNNNGGGGNYQPPFEPPEFFKNLGKKAGIIYGIIAVVALLFVFKPFIIVESGQVGIKSTTGKYEEEPLRPGFHFYIPQFQKVVLVDTKVRLMNYANIETSGGFDQSIRSNPAISILDARGLPVSIELTVQYRLTAQGAPTTIANWGFSWEDKIINPVVRDIVRNVVGNYTAEELPTKRNEIAVKIQEGIQKDVDSLEGQPVLLQSVQLREIVLPQKIKDQIERVQIANQESERVRYEVLRTKQEAEKRAAKATGDAEANRIEAQGRADAVAIEAKAQATANKAIAQSLTPNLLRMQQIAVQGKFNEALRTNKDAKIFLTPGGSTPNIWVDTKSKSRDAAISQ